In Sphingobium amiense, a genomic segment contains:
- a CDS encoding DUF1134 domain-containing protein yields the protein MMGITGRAGSHMARAALWAGALAGLAFSPLAGAQVRTVDPNTAIDADLAPPPPARSAPTDPGVDPTVRREPAAPAPQPAPSGSATTATGAPVTQNSPPAAIAPGDSYQQDDLIGAAEGVFGKGAEGLAGIIEKILKDQGRPNAYIAGREASGAFVVGLRYGSGTLTHKIEGKREVYWTGPSIGFDVGGNASNTFVLVYNLYDTQDLYHRFPAAEGTAYLVGGFTASYLRWGDVVLIPIRLGVGYRLGVNAGYMKFTEKRNWLPF from the coding sequence ATGATGGGCATCACCGGGCGCGCGGGGTCGCATATGGCGCGGGCGGCACTCTGGGCAGGCGCGCTGGCGGGCCTTGCCTTCAGCCCGCTAGCGGGCGCGCAGGTGCGCACTGTCGATCCCAACACCGCCATCGACGCCGATCTCGCGCCGCCGCCCCCGGCACGTTCTGCGCCCACTGATCCGGGCGTCGATCCCACCGTCCGCCGCGAGCCTGCCGCTCCTGCGCCTCAGCCAGCACCTTCGGGCAGCGCCACCACTGCTACGGGCGCTCCGGTCACGCAGAATTCCCCGCCAGCCGCCATCGCGCCGGGCGATTCCTACCAGCAGGACGATCTGATCGGCGCAGCCGAAGGCGTATTCGGAAAGGGTGCGGAAGGGCTGGCGGGTATCATCGAGAAAATCCTGAAGGATCAGGGCCGCCCCAACGCCTATATCGCCGGGCGGGAGGCATCGGGCGCCTTCGTCGTGGGGCTGCGTTATGGCTCGGGCACGCTGACCCACAAGATCGAGGGCAAGCGGGAGGTCTACTGGACCGGGCCGTCGATCGGCTTCGATGTGGGCGGCAACGCGTCCAACACCTTCGTGCTCGTCTACAATCTCTACGACACGCAGGATCTCTACCACCGTTTCCCCGCAGCGGAAGGCACCGCCTATCTGGTGGGGGGCTTTACCGCCAGCTATCTGCGCTGGGGCGACGTAGTGCTGATCCCCATCCGTCTTGGCGTCGGTTACCGGCTGGGTGTCAATGCGGGCTATATGAAGTTCACCGAAAAGCGGAACTGGCTGCCTTTCTGA
- a CDS encoding chloride channel protein yields MMRASPHKFDRFRVLLRRHGPQALVWRRRIAILGGAILVGLVALLFARLADEAGELFLRFARRWWWAPLAVTPIGFAGLVWLTRRIAPAAAGSGIPQVMAASRDPVSGLDRLVSAKTVIVKLALTLSALLLGASVGREGPTVQVSAAIMAYAHRLMGIPLRASVYIAGGAAGVAAAFNTPLAGVAFAIEELAAAYEQRMTLLVMAAVLIAGMVSLGVAGDYVYFGVMHQTLGVREAIVAAPVAGILGGLAGGSFSRAMLAAGRATWSPIAWLRARPVRFAGCCGLVVALLGVFTGLTWGTGYQTANAMIAGSDVPFWFGGAKFAATLATAVSGLPGGIFAPSLSVGAGVGDMLRSIFPSYPPGAIVLLGMIGYFTGVVRAPLTAVIIISETTASRGLLLPLLATALIADFAAQLVCKDRLYHSLSQRFAPPA; encoded by the coding sequence ATGATGCGAGCCTCTCCGCACAAATTCGACCGCTTTCGCGTCCTGCTGCGCCGCCACGGTCCGCAGGCGCTGGTGTGGCGGCGGCGGATCGCGATTTTGGGCGGCGCGATTCTCGTCGGCCTCGTCGCTCTCCTGTTCGCGCGGCTGGCGGACGAGGCGGGGGAGCTGTTTCTGCGTTTCGCGCGCCGCTGGTGGTGGGCGCCCCTCGCCGTGACGCCGATCGGCTTTGCCGGTCTTGTATGGCTGACGCGCAGGATCGCTCCTGCCGCAGCCGGGTCAGGTATTCCGCAGGTGATGGCGGCTTCGCGCGATCCCGTTTCAGGACTTGATCGCCTCGTGTCGGCGAAGACCGTGATCGTCAAGCTCGCGCTCACCTTGTCGGCTCTGTTGCTGGGCGCCTCGGTCGGACGGGAAGGTCCAACGGTTCAGGTCTCCGCAGCGATCATGGCCTATGCTCACCGGCTGATGGGTATCCCGTTACGCGCCTCCGTCTATATTGCAGGCGGTGCGGCGGGCGTGGCGGCGGCGTTCAATACCCCTCTCGCCGGCGTCGCCTTCGCCATCGAGGAACTGGCCGCCGCTTATGAACAGCGTATGACGCTGCTGGTGATGGCGGCGGTGCTGATCGCGGGCATGGTCAGCCTCGGCGTTGCGGGGGACTATGTCTATTTCGGCGTGATGCATCAGACCCTGGGGGTACGCGAGGCAATAGTCGCAGCCCCTGTCGCTGGTATATTGGGCGGTCTGGCGGGCGGCTCATTCTCGCGCGCGATGCTGGCTGCGGGACGCGCGACATGGTCGCCTATTGCATGGCTGCGGGCGAGGCCCGTGCGTTTCGCCGGATGTTGCGGGCTGGTGGTGGCGCTGCTGGGCGTTTTCACCGGCCTCACATGGGGCACGGGCTATCAGACCGCGAACGCGATGATCGCCGGATCGGACGTGCCCTTCTGGTTTGGCGGCGCAAAGTTCGCCGCCACGCTGGCGACGGCGGTTTCGGGACTGCCCGGCGGCATCTTCGCCCCATCGCTATCGGTGGGAGCGGGCGTTGGCGACATGCTGCGCAGCATCTTCCCCTCCTATCCGCCCGGCGCGATCGTTCTGCTGGGCATGATCGGCTATTTCACCGGGGTGGTGCGCGCACCGCTTACCGCCGTCATCATCATATCGGAAACGACCGCCAGCCGAGGCCTGCTCCTGCCTCTGCTCGCGACCGCCCTGATCGCCGATTTCGCCGCGCAACTGGTGTGCAAGGACCGGCTCTACCACAGCCTGTCGCAACGGTTCGCGCCACCTGCGTAA
- a CDS encoding ubiquinol-cytochrome C chaperone family protein — MRRATCMNPDEKLSAMPSAPSFLQRLIGRADPRGGLRPLYEAVVREGRQPHWYVEGAVPDTMDGRFDMIVAVLSLALMRLEQQGAAQESVWLTELFVDDMDGQLRQEGIGDVVVGKHIGRMMSALGGRISAYRSALEGGGDLPDALRRNLYRGAPVAQDALDHVEGALRSRWTRLGCLTRDAMLAGDIG; from the coding sequence ATGCGCCGCGCCACCTGTATGAACCCTGACGAAAAGTTGTCCGCCATGCCGTCCGCCCCTTCTTTCCTCCAGCGCCTGATAGGTCGCGCCGATCCGCGCGGCGGGCTGCGTCCGCTTTATGAGGCCGTCGTGCGCGAGGGACGGCAGCCCCACTGGTATGTCGAAGGCGCGGTTCCCGACACGATGGACGGGCGGTTCGACATGATCGTCGCAGTCCTGTCGCTCGCGCTCATGCGGCTGGAACAGCAGGGCGCGGCGCAGGAATCGGTGTGGCTGACCGAACTGTTCGTCGACGACATGGACGGCCAGTTGCGGCAGGAAGGAATTGGCGACGTGGTCGTGGGCAAGCATATCGGGCGGATGATGAGCGCGCTGGGCGGACGCATCAGCGCCTATCGTTCCGCGCTGGAGGGCGGCGGGGATTTGCCCGACGCGTTGCGCCGCAACCTCTACCGCGGCGCGCCGGTGGCGCAGGATGCGCTCGACCATGTCGAAGGCGCGCTGCGTAGCCGCTGGACACGGCTCGGCTGCCTGACGCGCGACGCGATGCTGGCGGGAGACATAGGATGA
- a CDS encoding arsenate reductase/protein-tyrosine-phosphatase family protein produces MMRSSFGTFRGLVRLALSYPQTAWGLAALSPAEPEAVRRLVFVCQGNICRSAFADAVAQAEGMESASFGLSTDTGRPAHGPAIVAARTLGYEMEGHSAVDRMDFEPCEGDLLLAMEVRQMHRLAADPRLGHLPRQLLGHWAQPRLPHLHDPYGLDDRYMATCLARIERAVKRLIRDYPGARLS; encoded by the coding sequence ATGATGCGATCTTCCTTCGGCACATTTCGTGGACTCGTACGGCTGGCGCTGTCCTACCCGCAGACCGCTTGGGGTCTGGCGGCCCTGTCCCCGGCCGAGCCGGAGGCGGTGCGGCGGCTCGTGTTCGTGTGTCAGGGGAATATCTGCCGCAGCGCCTTTGCCGACGCGGTGGCGCAGGCAGAGGGGATGGAAAGCGCGTCCTTCGGTCTGTCGACGGACACGGGTCGCCCCGCGCACGGTCCTGCAATCGTCGCGGCCCGCACGCTGGGCTATGAGATGGAGGGTCATAGCGCGGTCGATCGCATGGATTTCGAACCGTGCGAAGGCGATCTTCTGCTGGCGATGGAGGTGCGGCAGATGCACCGGCTGGCGGCGGACCCGCGCCTTGGCCACCTGCCGCGCCAGCTCCTGGGCCACTGGGCGCAGCCGCGACTGCCGCATCTGCACGATCCCTACGGTCTCGACGACCGCTACATGGCGACATGCCTCGCGCGGATCGAACGGGCGGTGAAGCGGCTTATCCGCGACTATCCCGGCGCACGGCTTTCCTGA
- a CDS encoding carboxylate--amine ligase: MSQHPVAILIGMENAIALTVVRELGAHGVPVHGVARSPDSIALASRHCRDWSLRPQGDPADWLPDLIARTGARAVLAISEGDLLALSALPPRIGDCHILVPRAEPLASVIDKRRTLDIAQRIGLLVPQTWQPQAGEDFAARAEAMRYPLVAKWANPPEVMADLERAGLEWVKTGYVHTPRELLALLDRYAPIGRWPLIQQYCGGVGLGQMLFMAEGHATLRFQHRRLHEWPPEGGVSTLCRDEPKGDHTAQMDLSEKLLRALDWSGPAMVEYRHEPDTGRYWLMEVNGRFWGSLPLAHHSGAHFAWEAYRRAVLGQKDAAPSPREGVRARYMVPETKRLARVLLTPDRIGDPFFRLTPLADLAAYLLGFLDPRSRYYVFALSDPRPFLRDIVQMVRKAVRRDSRG, encoded by the coding sequence GTGAGCCAGCATCCCGTCGCAATCCTAATCGGCATGGAAAACGCCATCGCGCTCACCGTCGTGCGCGAGCTGGGCGCGCATGGCGTGCCGGTCCATGGCGTCGCGCGCTCGCCCGATTCGATCGCGCTCGCCTCGCGACACTGCCGCGACTGGTCGCTGCGGCCGCAGGGCGATCCGGCGGACTGGCTGCCCGACCTCATCGCCCGCACCGGCGCACGGGCGGTGCTGGCGATTTCCGAGGGCGATCTCCTCGCTCTGTCCGCGCTGCCGCCCCGCATCGGCGATTGCCACATCCTCGTCCCCCGGGCCGAGCCGCTCGCCAGCGTCATCGACAAGCGCCGCACGCTCGACATCGCGCAGCGCATCGGCCTGCTCGTTCCCCAGACCTGGCAACCGCAGGCTGGCGAAGATTTCGCCGCCCGCGCAGAGGCGATGCGCTATCCGCTCGTCGCCAAATGGGCCAACCCCCCCGAAGTCATGGCCGATCTGGAGCGTGCGGGTCTGGAATGGGTCAAGACCGGCTATGTCCACACGCCGCGCGAACTGCTGGCGCTGCTCGACCGCTATGCTCCGATCGGGCGCTGGCCGCTTATCCAGCAATATTGCGGCGGTGTCGGGCTGGGCCAGATGCTGTTCATGGCCGAAGGGCACGCCACCCTGCGGTTCCAGCACCGCCGCCTGCACGAATGGCCGCCCGAAGGCGGCGTATCGACGCTGTGCCGTGACGAGCCGAAAGGCGATCATACCGCGCAGATGGACCTGTCCGAAAAACTGCTGCGCGCGCTCGACTGGAGCGGTCCGGCGATGGTCGAATATCGGCATGAGCCGGACACCGGCCGTTACTGGCTGATGGAAGTCAATGGCCGCTTCTGGGGAAGCCTGCCGCTCGCCCATCATAGCGGCGCGCATTTCGCGTGGGAAGCCTATCGCCGCGCCGTGCTCGGTCAGAAGGATGCCGCGCCTTCTCCGCGCGAAGGCGTCCGCGCCCGCTATATGGTGCCCGAAACAAAGCGTCTGGCGCGCGTGCTGCTGACGCCCGACCGCATCGGCGATCCCTTCTTCCGCCTGACGCCGCTCGCCGATCTCGCCGCCTATCTGCTGGGCTTCCTCGATCCGCGCAGCCGCTACTATGTCTTCGCCCTGTCTGATCCCCGGCCGTTTCTGCGCGACATCGTGCAGATGGTCAGGAAAGCCGTGCGCCGGGATAGTCGCGGATAA
- a CDS encoding DUF177 domain-containing protein — MTGAPEFSRIVKVDQVRRMSVETHIAADAAEREALARRFGLSSLDRLEADYGLTEETDAILARGRMRAVLAQPCVATGEPVPETIYTDFALRFVVETGDDLPEGEELELDAQDVDTIGYDGQAIDMGEAIAETMALAMTPFPRAPDADSYLKDAGVLSEEQASPFAALLALKDKG, encoded by the coding sequence ATGACGGGCGCGCCCGAATTTTCCCGCATCGTGAAGGTGGATCAGGTCCGGCGGATGAGCGTCGAGACGCATATCGCGGCCGACGCGGCGGAGCGGGAAGCGCTGGCCCGGCGTTTCGGCCTGTCTTCGCTCGACCGTCTGGAAGCGGACTATGGCCTGACCGAGGAGACGGACGCGATACTGGCGCGCGGGCGTATGCGGGCCGTCCTCGCCCAGCCCTGCGTGGCGACGGGAGAGCCGGTGCCCGAAACCATCTACACCGATTTCGCGCTGCGCTTCGTCGTGGAGACGGGTGACGACCTGCCCGAGGGCGAGGAACTGGAACTCGACGCGCAGGATGTCGACACGATCGGCTATGACGGTCAGGCCATCGACATGGGCGAGGCCATCGCCGAGACGATGGCGCTGGCGATGACGCCCTTTCCCCGCGCCCCGGACGCCGACTCCTATCTGAAAGACGCTGGCGTGCTGAGCGAGGAGCAGGCGAGTCCGTTCGCCGCGCTGCTGGCGCTGAAGGACAAGGGCTGA
- a CDS encoding outer membrane protein assembly factor BamE, translating into MPQFSRHSRHGRLLIAVGLSAMLLGTSACTRIRTHQGYQVDKLLVDSVQPGIDNRASVEGTLGRPSFVSQFGEQDWYYVSRTMRSLAFSNPKPVEQTVLRVRFDPAGNVAAVDRMGLEQVARISPSGDKTPTLGRHRSLFDEIFGNIGAVGAGGMGGAGGGSNTGGGPNGS; encoded by the coding sequence ATGCCGCAGTTCAGCCGCCATAGCCGCCACGGGCGTCTCTTGATCGCCGTCGGCCTCAGCGCGATGCTGCTCGGCACATCCGCCTGCACCCGCATCCGCACGCACCAGGGTTATCAGGTCGACAAGCTGCTGGTCGATTCGGTGCAGCCGGGCATCGACAACCGCGCGTCGGTCGAAGGAACGCTGGGCCGTCCCAGCTTCGTGTCGCAGTTCGGCGAGCAGGACTGGTATTATGTCTCGCGCACGATGCGCTCGCTCGCTTTCTCCAATCCCAAGCCGGTGGAACAGACCGTGCTGCGCGTCCGCTTCGATCCGGCGGGCAATGTCGCGGCGGTGGACCGGATGGGGCTGGAGCAGGTCGCGCGCATCTCGCCGTCGGGCGACAAGACGCCGACGCTGGGCCGCCATCGCAGCCTGTTCGACGAAATCTTCGGCAATATCGGTGCGGTCGGCGCGGGCGGCATGGGCGGCGCGGGCGGCGGCAGCAACACCGGCGGCGGTCCGAACGGCAGCTAG
- the dinB gene encoding DNA polymerase IV: MESAPRKIIHIDMDAFYASVEQRDDPALRGLPIAVGGGGPRGVVATCSYEARKYGVRSAMPGGRARRLCPQLLFVKPRFDVYRAVSHQVREIFSRFTDIVQPLSLDEAYLDVTVNKPGIASATQVAQEIRRMIREETGLTASAGVSYNKLIAKLASDQNKPDGICVVRPHEGAAFIAAMPVRRIHGVGPVTAQRMQALGIETGADLRARDMAFLQAHFGSAAGYYYRASRGEDDRPVREREGRKSVSVEDTFFDDLTDGAALAAELDRIAVNLWGRIEKAEAWGRTVVLKIKFADFRIITRSRSFPAPVRSPDLLAQTGQDLLLAQLPLRMGARLLGLGVHNLESEDAPEEAGAQLALSL, encoded by the coding sequence ATGGAGTCGGCCCCGCGCAAGATCATCCATATCGACATGGACGCATTCTACGCGTCGGTCGAGCAGCGCGACGACCCGGCGCTGCGCGGGCTGCCCATCGCGGTGGGCGGCGGCGGGCCGCGCGGGGTGGTGGCGACCTGTTCCTACGAAGCGCGCAAATATGGCGTGCGGTCCGCCATGCCCGGCGGACGTGCGCGGCGGTTGTGCCCGCAGCTTCTGTTCGTGAAGCCGCGCTTCGACGTGTATCGCGCGGTGTCGCATCAGGTGCGGGAGATTTTCAGCCGGTTCACCGACATCGTCCAGCCGCTTTCGCTCGACGAAGCCTATCTCGACGTGACGGTCAACAAACCGGGCATCGCATCGGCGACGCAGGTCGCGCAGGAGATCAGGCGGATGATCCGCGAGGAAACCGGCCTCACCGCTTCGGCGGGCGTTTCCTACAACAAGCTGATCGCCAAGCTCGCATCGGACCAGAACAAGCCGGACGGCATCTGCGTGGTGCGTCCGCATGAAGGCGCGGCGTTCATCGCTGCGATGCCGGTGCGGCGCATCCATGGCGTCGGGCCGGTGACGGCGCAGCGGATGCAGGCGCTGGGTATAGAGACGGGCGCGGACTTGCGAGCGCGCGACATGGCGTTTCTCCAGGCGCATTTCGGTAGCGCGGCAGGCTATTATTATCGTGCCTCACGGGGTGAGGACGACCGCCCGGTGCGCGAGCGCGAGGGGCGCAAGTCGGTGAGCGTGGAGGATACTTTCTTCGACGACCTGACCGACGGGGCCGCTCTGGCGGCCGAACTGGACCGGATCGCCGTCAATCTGTGGGGCCGGATCGAGAAAGCGGAGGCATGGGGCCGCACCGTGGTGCTCAAGATCAAGTTCGCCGATTTCCGCATCATCACCCGGTCGCGCAGCTTTCCAGCACCGGTGCGGTCGCCGGACCTGCTGGCGCAGACGGGGCAGGACCTTCTGCTGGCGCAACTGCCGCTGCGCATGGGTGCGCGGCTGCTGGGCCTCGGCGTTCACAATCTGGAGAGCGAGGACGCGCCCGAAGAAGCGGGCGCGCAGTTGGCCCTTTCGCTCTAG